One stretch of Sander lucioperca isolate FBNREF2018 chromosome 13, SLUC_FBN_1.2, whole genome shotgun sequence DNA includes these proteins:
- the birc2 gene encoding baculoviral IAP repeat-containing protein 2, giving the protein METLVQLKNNPFLMGLCRSGPPPDLQYDNSSELFRISTFARFPASVVTERSLARAGWFYTGVGDRVQCFRCNVTAEGWQAGDCPTEKHRQLSPSCSFIQSLPSTANLLSSSHSAFSPLRIAPAIPISGPGPAAPNPTVSQGEEPVGYLNMGFTAPPSSPLSSRGVEDMSHQRPTCHNPSMRREQDRLDSFHPWTVSIITPAELAKAGFYYLGQGDRVACFSCGGQLSNWEPGDRAVSEHQRHYPNCRFVRGDRADNVSLAGAAVSASGGVTSQLSSGAPTLSNVSNPAMQQSDERLLTFVNWPSRIPVRPDQLAKAGFYYVGRNDDVKCFCCDGGLRCWESGDDPWVEHAKWFPRCEYLLQEKGQEFVHQIQARFPRLFEQLLTNGDSSSREFVDPPVVHLGPGEERSEDAVMMNTPVIKSALEMGFERSLVKQTVQSKILTSGENYRTVQELVLDLLSAEDQKREEEREMLAEAMASDGFTFVKRHQAALIQRLKSVEPVLEHLREQNMLSTEEYSGLKAQTSPQQQTARLIELVLNKGNAAAEVFRNWIQKNDVHLLRDLMAQSNEAASPSQDLSDLPMEEQLRRLQEERTCKVCMDKEVNIVFIPCGHLVVCKECAPSLRKCPICRGLVKGTVRTFLS; this is encoded by the exons ATGGAAACTCTTGTTCAACTCAAAAACAACCCATTTTTAATGGGGTTGTGTCGCAGTGGGCCTCCACCTGACCTACAATATGATAACTCTTCAG AGCTCTTCCGCATTTCCACCTTTGCTCGATTCCCAGCTTCGGTAGTCACAGAGCGAAGTCTGGCAAGGGCAGGTTGGTTCTACACCGGTGTGGGCGACCGAGTGCAGTGTTTCAGGTGTAACGTGACAGCAGAGGGTTGGCAGGCCGGAGACTGtccaacagagaaacacagacaacTTTCTCCTTCCTGCTCCTTCATCCAGAGCCTCCCATCTACAGCCAACCTGCTCTCCTCCTCTCACTCTGCCTTCTCCCCACTCCGCATTGCCCCAGCCATACCA ATTTCTGGTCCAGGCCCAGCTGCTCCTAACCCGACAGTAAGCCAAGGGGAAGAGCCAGTTGGCTACCTAAATATGGGCTTTACTGCTCCACCCTCCAGCCCACTCAGCTCTCGTGGTGTTGAGGACATGTCCCACCAGAGACCAACATGTCACAACCCCAGTATGCGCAGAGAGCAGGACCGCCTGGACTCCTTTCATCCCTGGACGGTCTCCATCATAACTCCTGCTGAGCTTGCCAAGGCGGGCTTCTACTACCTGGGTCAAGGCGACCGAGTGGCCTGCTTCAGCTGTGGAGGACAG TTGAGTAACTGGGAGCCAGGTGACAGAGCTGTATCTGAGCACCAGAGGCATTATCCAAACTGTCGCTTTGTGCGGGGGGACAGAGCTGACAACGTGTCGCTGGCCGGAGCTGCCGTATCTGCATCTGGAGGAGTAACTTCTCAACTGTCTTCAGGAGCCCCAACCCTCAGTAATGTGTCCAACCCTGCCATGCAGCAGAGCGATGAGAGGCTGCTCACTTTTGTCAACTGGCCGTCTCGTATCCCTGTCAGGCCTGACCAGTTGGCTAAAGCTGGCTTCTACTATGTAG GTCGTAACGATGATGTCAAGTGTTTCTGCTGCGATGGAGGCCTGCGATGCTGGGAGTCCGGAGATGATCCTTGGGTGGAACATGCTAAATGGTTTCCTCG ATGTGAATATTTGCTCCAGGAGAAGGGACAAGAGTTTGTTCACCAGATCCAGGCTCGCTTCCCTCGGCTGTTTGAGCAG CTTTTAACAAACGGAGACAGCAGCTCCAGAGAGTTTGTGGATCCACCTG TGGTTCACCTCGGTCCAGGAGAGGAGCGATCCGAGGACGCTGTCATGATGAACACCCCTGTGATTAAGTCGGCTTTAGAGATGGGCTTTGAGCGTAGTCTAGTCAAGCAAACAGTCCAGAGCAAGATCCTGACCAGCGGAGAGAACTACAGGACAGTCCAGGAGCTGGTTTTAGACCTGCTGAGTGCCGAGGACCAGAAAAGGGAGGAGGAGCGAGAGATGCTGGCGGAGGCTATGGCATCAG ATGGTTTCACTTTTGTGAAGAGACACCAGGCAGCGTTGATCCAGCGTCTGAAGAGTGTGGAGCCAGTGCTGGAGCATTTAAGAGAGCAAAATATGTTAT CTACCGAGGAGTATAGCGGTCTTAAGGCTCAGACGTCACCTCAGCAGCAAACTGCCAGGCTGATAGAGCTAGTCCTCAACAAGGGAAACGCTGCAGCCGAGGTCTTCCGCAACTGGATCCAGAAAAACGACGTACACTTGCTCAGAGATCTCATGG cccaatcAAACGAAGCTGCATCACCAAGCCAAGATCTTTCAG acCTCCCCATGGAGGAGCAGCTGCGGCGCCTGCAGGAGGAGCGTACCTGCAAGGTTTGTATGGATAAAGAAGTCAACATCGTCTTCATCCCATGTGGACACCTGGTGGTGTGCAAAGAATGTGCACCATCACTGCGAAAGTGCCCAATCTGCAGAGGCCTGGTTAAAGGCACGGTCCGAACCTTCCTCTCATAA
- the rpl23a gene encoding 60S ribosomal protein L23a: MHYTAGNPVQSSFLNMAPKVKKEAVPAKTEAKSKALKAKKAVLKGVHSQRKKKIRTSPTFRRPKTLRLRRQPKYPRKSAPRRNKLDHYAIIKFPLTTESAMKKIEDNNTLVFIVDVKANKHQIKHAVKKLYDIDVAKVNTLIRPDGEKKAYVRLAPDYDALDVANKIGII, translated from the exons ATGCATTATACTGCAGGAAACCCCGTTCAGTCTTCCTTTCTCAACATGGCACCGAAGGTGAAGAAGGAAG CTGTCCCTGCCAAGACTGAGGCCAAGTCAAAGGCTCTGAAGGCCAAAAAGGCTGTGCTCAAGGGTGTACACAgccagaggaagaagaaaatcaGGACTTCTCCTACCTTCCGTCGCCCTAAAACTCTTCGTCTGCGCAGGCAGCCCAAGTATCCCCGCAAGAGTGCTCCTCGCAGGAACAA GTTGGATCACTATGCCATCATCAAGTTCCCCTTGACAACAGAGTCCGCCATGAAGAAGATTGAGGACAACAACACACTTGTGTTTATTGTGGACGTCAAGGCAAACAAACACCAGATTAAACACGCTGTCAAGAAGCTGTACGACATCGACGTCGCCAAAGTCAACACACTCATCAG GCCCGACGGTGAGAAGAAGGCGTACGTTCGTCTCGCACCAGATTACGATGCGCTGGATGTTGCTAACAAG ATTGGCATCATCTAA